The Diprion similis isolate iyDipSimi1 chromosome 11, iyDipSimi1.1, whole genome shotgun sequence genome includes a region encoding these proteins:
- the LOC124412468 gene encoding palmitoyltransferase Hip14, producing the protein MYALQMQTACQGEGSGEPEDPSSIQQEPTQPATQDCSAYDIVRAAQYGALERVTELVEAGANVNQPDSETVTLLHWASINNRKEIVKYLIGNGAIVDAVGGELASTPLHWATRQGHLPTVVLLLRAGADPSLRDSEGFSCIHLAAQFGHTAIVAYLVAKGVNPNMPDRSAMTPLMWSAYKVNSLDPTRLLLTLGASNSLTDNLHGNTALHWAIIAKNNTAISTLVHSGASLDVPNFQNETPQSLLSPHIGAVWLGHKISQEIKEKQGRTRAWCRDKRVRWYCMVSTPFFVFYIIGLVLQSGFDYLAKLGAFLTIYIAVYLANHFLFDERLFHILPMSIYLSTKMWIYITWIFWLGVHAAWYQWFMLVVGSVPLWTCFLKSWRGDPGVITATHEDKLNTIIELAESGGFEPQWFCSSCLVRRPIRSKHCSSCDRCVARFDHHCPWVNNCIGANNHKYFLGFLASLLALCIVVLSASVQYWQFECWSNLTNGHSPDNYLVSAATCDAWVAWVSANTALHSFWVGTLLTCQCYQIMVLGMTTNERMNSGRYKHFKQGNPFHRGAIQNAADFCGLSFCGVKAKPSSDWLHSFDLKQSIEKLPLLTEKDNYQYV; encoded by the exons ATGTATGCCCTACAAATGCAAACTGCCTGTCAGGGCGAAGGCAGTGGTGAACCGGAAGATCCAAGTAGTATACAACAGGAGCCAACCCAACCTGCTACTCAGGATTGTAGTGCGTACGACATTGTCAGAGCTGCACAG TATGGCGCCTTGGAGCGAGTTACTGAATTAGTTGAAGCTGGGGCAAATGTGAATCAACCGGATTCTGAGACTGTTACTCTCTTGCATTGGGCGTCGATCAACAATCGAAAGGAAATCGTCAAATATCTTATTGGTAATGGTGCTATCGTCGATGCAGTTGGTGGAGAATTAGCCTCGACTCCGCTTCACTGGGCTACGAG GCAAGGGCACCTACCAACGGTCGTATTATTGCTAAGAGCAGGTGCTGATCCTTCTTTGAGAGACTCGGAAGGGTTTTCATGCATTCACTTGGCAGCTCAGTTCGGTCATACCGCCATCGTTGCATATCTAGTCGCAAAAGGAGTTAATCCAAATATGCCTGACAGGAGTGCCATGACTCCATTAATGTGGAGTGCATATAAAGTGAATAG TCTAGATCCAACCCGATTGTTATTAACCTTGGGTGCATCAAATTCACTCACAGACAACCTCCATGGTAATACTGCCTTGCATTGGGCCATTATAGCAAAGAACAACACTGCCATATCAACGTTAGTTCACAGTGGGGCATCATTAGATGTTCCCAACTTTCAAAACGAAACACCGCAAAGCTTGTTGAGTCCACATATAGGAGCAGTGTGGCTGGGTCATAAGATAAGTCAAGAAATTAAAGAGAAACAAGGACGTACAAGAGCATGGTGCAGAGACAAG AGAGTGAGATGGTATTGTATGGTCAGCACTCCTTTCTTCGTGTTTTACATCATCGGGTTAGTCCTACAAAGTGGATTCGATTATTTAGCAAAATTAGGTGCCTTCCTCACCATCTACATAGCCGTCTACTTAGCGAATCACTTTCTGTTTGATGAGCGTCTCTTTCACATTCTGCCCATGTCGATATATTTGTCCACAaag ATGTGGATATATATAACATGGATATTTTGGCTGGGAGTACATGCAGCTTGGTATCAGTGGTTCATGTTAGTTGTTGGATCCGTTCCTTTGTGGACATGCTTTTTAAAATCATGGAGGGGAGATCCAGGAGTGATTACAGCCACGCATGAAGACAAATTAAAT ACAATCATTGAGTTGGCAGAATCTGGTGGCTTTGAACCACAATGGTTTTGCAGTAGCTGCTTAGTTAGAAGACCGATACGCTCAAAGCATTGTTCTTCGTGTGATCGATGCGTTGCTCGATTCGACCACCACTGTCCTTGGGTGAATAACTGCATTG GAGCAAACAATCACAAATATTTCCTTGGATTCTTGGCATCTTTACTAGCCTTGTGTATTGTAGTTTTGTCAGCCAGCGTACAATACTGGCAGTTTGAGTGTTGGAGCAATCTCACAAATGGCCATAGTCCAGACAATTACTTGGTATCAGCAGCTACCTGCGACGCGTGGGTAGCTTGGGTGTCTGCAAATACAGCACTTCATTCTTTTTGGGTGGGAACGTTGTTAACTTGTCAGTGCTATCAG ATCATGGTCCTGGGTATGACAACCAATGAACGTATGAATTCAGGTCGTTACAAACACTTCAAGCAAGGTAATCCCTTTCACAGAGGGGCAATACAGAACGCTGCTGATTTTTGTGGGTTAAGCTTTTGCGGTGTTAAGGCAAAGCCGAGCTCAGACTGGTTGCATAGCTTTGATCTCAAGCAGAGTATAGAAAAATTACCTTTGCTTACGGAAAAAGACAATTATCAATATGTATAA